A genomic region of Podarcis raffonei isolate rPodRaf1 chromosome 13, rPodRaf1.pri, whole genome shotgun sequence contains the following coding sequences:
- the CDK5R1 gene encoding cyclin-dependent kinase 5 activator 1, translated as MGTVLSLSPSYRKATLFEDGSSTVGHYTAVQNSKNAKDKSLKRHSIISVLPWKRIVAVSAKKKNSKKVQPNSSYQNNVTHLNNENLKKSLSCANLSTFAQNQGAQPPAPNNQISTSKSNLSSVKKTPHPNTNSTGTPKRVIVQASTSELLRCLGEFLCRRCYRLKHLSPTDPVLWLRSVDRSLLLQGWQDQGFITPANVVFLYMLCRDVISSEVATDHELQAVLLTCLYLSYSYMGNEISYPLKPFLVESCKEAFWDRCLSIINLMSPKMLQINADPHYFTQVFADLKNESSQEEKNRLLIGLDR; from the coding sequence ATGGGTACCGTCTTGTCCCTTTCCCCCAGTTACCGGAAGGCGACCCTCTTTGAGGATGGCTCGTCCACAGTGGGCCATTACACGGCCGTGCAGAACAGCAAGAACGCCAAAGACAAGAGTCTCAAGCGTCACTCCATCATCTCGGTGCTGCCCTGGAAGCGGATCGTGGCCGTGTCGGCCAAGAAGAAGAACTCCAAGAAGGTCCAGCCCAACAGCAGCTACCAGAACAACGTCACGCACCTCAACAACGAGAACCTGAAGAAGTCCCTCTCGTGTGCCAACCTCTCCACTTTCGCCCAGAACCAGGGCGCCCAGCCGCCGGCGCCCAACAACCAGATATCCACCTCCAAGAGCAACCTGTCCTCCGTCAAGAagaccccccaccccaacaccaacTCCACCGGCACCCCCAAGAGGGTCATTGTCCAAGCTTCGACCAGCGAGCTGCTTCGGTGCCTGGGCGAGTTCCTCTGCCGGCGATGCTACCGCCTGAAGCACCTATCGCCCACCGACCCGGTCCTGTGGCTTCGGAGCGTTgaccggtccctgctcctccaaggCTGGCAAGACCAAGGCTTCATCACCCCGGCCAACGTGGTGTTCCTGTACATGCTTTGCCGGGACGTCATCTCTTCCGAAGTGGCCACGGACCATGAACTCCAAGCCGTCTTGCTTACCTGCCTCTATCTCTCCTATTCCTACATGGGCAACGAGATCTCCTACCCTCTCAAGCCCTTCCTGGTGGAGAGCTGCAAGGAGGCCTTTTGGGATCGCTGCCTGTCCATTATTAACCTCATGAGTCCCAAAATGTTGCAGATCAACGCCGACCCGCACTATTTCACTCAGGTCTTTGCCGACCTGAAGAACGAGAGCAgccaggaagagaagaacaggCTGCTCATCGGCCTGGACCGGTGA